ATGTATTTGTAGTTAAAACCTCTTTCGTAAATAGTAAAAATTTTGGCCGGATCCATCAACTCGTCAGTTGCTTCATCGAGGTTAGAAATACTAACTTCATTCGAATTAACCATGTAAGTCCAGATTGTTTTGCCATCGCAGGTCACCTGAAGCCCCATTTGCGGGATATTCAGCTTGTATTTCTTGTTTTTCAAGACAATGGTTCCGGTACTTTTTTCCTGAATATTTTGTGCCTTATTATTCATTTCAAACGAAAATTTGGCATCGAGCGAAGAAAGCGACTGCGTAGTTTTGGTTACTTTCTCCAGAATTTCCTTGGCTTTTGCATCCTGCTGCGAGTAACCTGTTGCAGCAAAAGCCAGAAGAAGGGTCACAAATAAGAAACGTTTCATTTTTGGTATACTTTTATAATTTACTATCTCAATCCATTCAATAATTGTTCCAAAGCGTA
This Deltaproteobacteria bacterium DNA region includes the following protein-coding sequences:
- a CDS encoding outer membrane lipoprotein carrier protein LolA yields the protein MKRFLFVTLLLAFAATGYSQQDAKAKEILEKVTKTTQSLSSLDAKFSFEMNNKAQNIQEKSTGTIVLKNKKYKLNIPQMGLQVTCDGKTIWTYMVNSNEVSISNLDEATDELMDPAKIFTIYERGFNYKYIGESVDGGVPVYNIDLTPQKPSGDIQKIKIMIDKQKMLIRGANMSGKDGNTYNVQVNQFKTDGVYSDTEFVFDPKKYKGIEVVDMR